A genomic region of Phragmites australis chromosome 2, lpPhrAust1.1, whole genome shotgun sequence contains the following coding sequences:
- the LOC133909355 gene encoding G-type lectin S-receptor-like serine/threonine-protein kinase At2g19130 gives MATWFSSCAIFLVLLLLSHQGSPSHASNTLTANQQLSGNKKLISQDGNFALGFFQPAEGSDGKWYIGIWYNEISVQTIVWVANREKPVSDPVSSNLIISDDGNLVLLANHSKSPTWSTNIKNNTAASSTVAVLLNTGNLVVRHNSNTSIVLWQSFDDFTDTWLPGNKLSRNKKTGVIKRMISWKDRGDPAPGLFSIQLDPNGSPQYVLQWNSSIVYWATGNWSGNAYTGVPELSPTNKYPNSGYTFQFVDNDVETYFTYTVKNDAQTFTRAIVDVSGLFQAFVWTEAAQAWITFFTQPKAKCNVYGVCGENSKCSENAASSCSCLKGFIENYPNNWKLDDRTAGCRRNVPLKCGNNGSVKTKQDRFYVINSVKLPDNAHGIDAANVRACELTCLNNCSCTAYSHNGTCLVWYNHLINLQDNIVGSSDSIFIRLAASELPNSGTKKRWIIVIIIGGFVVLSFGVTILYFCHRRRRISGINHVDGSLISFKYRDLQFLTRNFSERLGAGSFGSVFKGVLPDTTTVAVKKLEGIHQGEKQFRAEVSTIGNIHHMNLIRLVGFCSEGKKRLLVYEYMPNGSLDKHLFGSSSITFSWKIRHQIAVGIARGLAYLHEECRDCIIHCDVKPQNILLDASFVPKVADLGLAKLLGRDFSRVLTSMRGTVGYLAPEWISGEAITTKADVFSYGMMLFEIISGKRNLEHAETSMETFFPVLVARKLLGGEVHTLLSTELINSESVEELERACKVACWCVQDNESSRPTMGEIVKILEGLVDVEMPPIPRYLQVLAEGSRFRECSFSFMSPL, from the exons ATGGCAACCTGGTTTTCTTCATGCGCCATTTTCTTAGTTTTACTACTGCTTTCCCACCAAGGATCTCCATCGCATGCCTCTAATACCCTCACAGCAAACCAGCAGCTCTCCGGGAACAAGAAGCTGATCTCTCAGGACGGCAATTTCGCACTAGGATTCTTTCAGCCAG CTGAAGGATCAGATGGCAAGTGGTACATAGGCATTTGGTACAATGAAATCTCAGTACAAACCATAGTGTGGGTGGCTAACAGAGAGAAACCAGTCTCTGATCCAGTCTCGTCAAACCTAATAATCTCAGATGATGGAAATCTTGTCCTTCTAGCTAACCATTCCAAATCTCCAACGTGGTCCACCAACATTAAGAACAACACAGCTGCCAGTTCCACAGTTGCCGTGCTCCTCAACACCGGGAACCTAGTAGTTAGACACAACTCCAATACCTCCATTGTGCTGTGGCAAAGTTTTGACGATTTCACGGACACATGGCTCCCTGGAAACAAGCTCAGTCGCAACAAGAAAACTGGTGTGATCAAACGAATGATCTCTTGGAAAGACCGTGGTGACCCAGCACCAGGACTGTTCTCCATTCAGCTGGATCCTAATGGCTCACCCCAATATGTTCTCCAATGGAATAGCTCAATAGTGTACTGGGCTACTGGTAACTGGAGTGGCAATGCATACACTGGCGTGCCAGAGTTGTCACCTACCAATAAGTATCCCAACTCAGGATATACATTCCAGTTTGTTGACAATGATGTGGAGACATACTTCACGTACACTGTTAAGAATGATGCACAAACATTTACTAGGGCTATTGTCGATGTGTCAGGTTTGTTCCAGGCTTTTGTATGGACAGAGGCAGCACAAGCATGGATTACTTTTTTCACGCAACCAAAAGCTAAGTGCAATGTCTATGGAGTTTGTGGGGAAAACAGCAAGTGTAGTGAGAATGCTGCTTCATCATGCAGTTGCCTCAAGGGCTTCATTGAGAATTACCCAAACAATTGGAAACTAGATGATCGTACAGCAGGCTGTAGGAGAAATGTCCCACTGAAATGCGGGAACAATGGCTCAGTGAAGACGAAGCAAGACAGATTCTATGTGATTAATAGTGTGAAGTTGCCAGATAATGCACACGGCATAGATGCAGCCAATGTTCGTGCCTGTGAGTTAACTTGCCTGAACAATTGCTCTTGCACAGCTTACTCTCATAACGGCACTTGCTTGGTTTGGTACAATCATTTGATCAATCTGCAAGACAATATTGTTGGTTCAAGTGATAGTATCTTTATTAGATTGGCTGCTTCAGAACTACCCAACTCGGGAACCAAGAAACGGTGGATCATTGTAATCATCATTGGTGGGTTTGTTGTTCTAAGTTTTGGAGTGaccattttatatttttgccatagaagaagaagaatcagTGGTATAAATCATGTTGATGGGTCTTTGATCAGTTTCAAATACAGGGACTTGCAATTCCTAACAAGAAACTTCTCAGAGAGGTTGGGTGCAGGGTCTTTTGGCTCTGTGTTCAAAGGGGTTCTGCCAGACACAACTACAGTGGCAGTCAAAAAGCTAGAGGGCATTCATCAGGGGGAGAAGCAATTCAGGGCAGAGGTGAGCACCATAGGAAATATTCATCACATGAACTTGATTCGGCTGGTTGGGTTTTGTTctgaaggaaagaagagattGCTTGTTTATGAGTATATGCCCAATGGTTCACTTGATAAACATTTGTTTGGTAGTAGTTCTATCACTTTCAGTTGGAAAATAAGACATCAAATTGCTGTAGGGATTGCCAGGGGTTTGGCTTATCTGCATGAGGAGTGTCGGGATTGCATCATACACTGCGATGTCAAGCCACAAAATATACTGTTGGATGCTTCATTTGTTCCAAAAGTGGCAGACCTTGGATTGGCGAAGCTACTAGGTCGGGATTTTAGCAGAGTTCTAACGTCTATGAGAGGCACCGTGGGATATCTTGCACCAGAATGGATAAGTGGTGAAGCCATCACAACAAAGGCTGATGTTTTCAGCTATGGAATGATGCTTTTCGAGATCATATCAGGAAAGAGAAATCTGGAACACGCAGAGACAAGCATGGAAACATTTTTCCCTGTGTTGGTTGCAAGGAAGCTTCTTGGAGGAGAAGTGCACACACTATTGAGCACGGAATTGATCAACAGCGAGAGTgtagaggagctagaaagagCATGCAAGGTTGCTTGCTGGTGTGTTCAAGACAATGAAAGTTCCAGACCAACAATGGGGGAAATTGTCAAAATTCTGGAAGGTTTGGTAGATGTTGAAATGCCACCGATCCCAAGGTATCTCCAAGTTCTTGCTGAAGGTTCAAGGTTCAGAGAATGCAGCTTTTCATTTATGTCTCCTCTATAG